From the Silurus meridionalis isolate SWU-2019-XX chromosome 5, ASM1480568v1, whole genome shotgun sequence genome, one window contains:
- the LOC124386181 gene encoding uncharacterized protein LOC124386181, protein MLFTVIYGGKKKLIKVDGADYTSLMTQVKKKFSISEKDLMLQDDTGVEVDEDVFTDLLEERSHDILWRVVDKVSVSSETDDSAGPSSKRPRLDGLFEAKQFVRNILVENAGGPAILDEYKEHGKLTDSARDTWLTLLLHITDKEGRVPSKETKTRCALGIVTLFPSLKDPYSRTGYEHFYDPKSNQGYISWRLKTVLRQSKHHGGHHSKKDARSSGTSDSEGSGGPTAYRETCNHLELQLEGDQCKEAISFMNHCAEKDLIFEKMKATFKHRQLLIHDAAKSNTVLSVFPRFLDTKGLILQDFDVQFGTETSSRLLEQWDSLKPKIIAEARTLTSTLHLTNLLSDAQGNSQDEGSDWQGWDSDMSSILLLAYLLPPSPGGRNKSTKISIREAMDHIVQFHKACRSLTEHINKSEGLQPHLLAVGSAKNIIHDFYIVLDGKLLPCQAKSSLAAFDVLFKAYFVFSVSYPHCLSAMYTFIQTTIYKIDLGTVHETPRVKDLRAKLLNYLS, encoded by the exons ATGCTGTTCACAGTAATCTACggaggaaagaaaaagctgATAAAAGTAGATGGAGCAGATTACACTAGTTTAATGACTCAAG TTAAGAAGAAATTCTCAATAAGTGAGAAAGATCTGATGTTACAAGATGACACTGGTGTTGAGGTGGATGAAGATGTATTCACTGACTTGCTGGAGGAGAGATCACATGATATCCTATGGAGAGTTGTTGACAAAGTTTCCG TGTCGTCTGAGACTGATGACAGTGCTGGACCAAGCTCCAAGAGACCTCGTCTTGATGGACTTTTTGAGGCAAAACAG TTTGTTAGAAACATTTTAGTGGAAAATGCTGGAGGACCTGCGATTTTGGATGAATATAAAGAACATGGAAAACTCACAGACTCAGCCCGCGACACTTGGTTAACATTGTTGTTGCACATTACTGACAAAGAAGG CCGTGTCCCttctaaagaaacaaaaactcGTTGTGCCTTGGGAATTGTAACTCTGTTCCCATCACTGAAGGATCCATACTCAAGAACTGGATAT gaacatttttatgaCCCTAAGAGCAACCAAGGATACATATCTTGGCGACTCAAAACAGTTTTGCGGCAAAGCAAACACCATGGTGGACACCACAGCAAGAAGGATGCCAGGTCAAGTGGAACATCAGACAGTGAGGGCAGTGGAGGACCAACAGCTTATAGAGAAACTTGCAACCATTTGGAACTGCAGTTAGAGGGTGATCAATGCAAAGAAGCGATATCTTTCATGAATCATTGTGCAGAAAAGGACCTGATTTTTGAGAAGATGAAAGCCACATTCAAGCACAGACAGCTCCTTATTCATGATGCAGCAAAGTCCAATACAGTGCTTTCAGTTTTTCCACGATTTCTTGACACCAAGGGATTG ATACTTCAAGATTTTGATGTCCAATTTGGAACAGAAACATCCTCCAGACTTCTTGAACAATGGGACAGTCTGAAGCCCAAGATCATTGCAGAAGCAAGAACACTTACTTCGACCTTGCATCTGACAAACCTGCTCTCAGATGCCCAGGGCAACAGTCAAGATGAGGGTTCCGATTGGCAAG gaTGGGACAGCGACATGTCCTCTATTTTACTCCTGGCCTACCTTTTGCCACCTTCACCTGGTGGTAGGAACAAATCCACCAAGATCAGCATCAGAGAGGCAATGGACCACATTGTGCAGTTTCACAAG gcttgCCGTAGTCTAACTGAACACATTAACAAGTCTGAAGGCCTTCAACCACATCTCCTTGCAGTTGGCTCAGCGAAGAACATCATCCATGATTTTTACATCGTGCTGGACGGAAAGCTTCTTCCATGTCAGGCAAAGTCTTCTCTTGCTGCTTTTGATGTACTTTTTAAAGCATACTTTGTCTTTAGCGTGTCATACCCCCACTGCTTAAGTGCAATGTATACATTCATCCAGACAACTATCTACAAGATAGATCTTGGTACAGTCCATGAAACCCCTAGGGTTAAAGACCTACGAGCTAAACTTTTGAATTACTTAAGCTAG